GGGCGGCGGGCAGCTGATGGAATAGCCGCGGTAGTCGACGCCAATCGGCTCCTTCCACGCCGGCTCGTAGTTGGCGAGGCCGCTGTATCGATGATGCCACCCTGGGCCTGGAATCGACTCGACGATCTCTTTCGCCAGAGCGCCACGGTAGAACGATTCCGCCCGCGCGCGACCCGTGCGTAGGTGGCCGCCAGTTTGGGCTGACGGATGATCTCCGGCGAACGGCGGGGCGGCTATCCGGGCATGAAACCGCCTGGTCCGGTCAGGTTGCCGGCCCGGTAGACCATGTCGTAGAAGTAGGCGTTCTTGACTGTCAGCGGCACGCCCTGGGTCGCGTAGCCGATCGCTGGTGCGAAGAGCGTATCGAGGGGAAGCGGAACCGTACTCCGCATGCGCCGTCAACCATCCTCGCCGCGGCGCTCGGGATCAACGGGGACTTGGGGCCATGGTTCTTTTTCGTTCGGTTTCGAACGCCGACAGCGACGCATTTCGTGAGGCAGGCCCAACGTAATCGAGCACACGCAAACGTCGTTCCCCGGCGGAATAGACGAGCATGTAGCCGCTGCCGCCGATACCGGACATGTACGGTTCGACCACATTCAGCGCAGCCGCGGTGGCAAGTGCCGCATCGACCGCGTTACCGCCGGATTT
The sequence above is drawn from the Thermomicrobiales bacterium genome and encodes:
- a CDS encoding gamma-glutamyltransferase, yielding MRSLLLPAGLFTGMEILKSGGNAVDAALATAAALNVVEPYMSGIGGSGYMLVYSAGERRLRVLDYVGPASRNASLSAFETERKRTMAPSPR